From the genome of Pukyongia salina, one region includes:
- a CDS encoding CDP-alcohol phosphatidyltransferase family protein yields the protein MVKQIPNIITSLNLLCGMVAILFAISGDLITASFFVFIGIVFDFFDGLAARWLNAQSEIGLQLDSLADVVTCGVAPAIVMLEMIHISISGEPMNITQSLALGGWNNIVFSYLPFTGLLIAVAAAYRLAKFNVDTRQTESFIGLPTPANAIFVLSLPLILHFQHSEAIEEIIMNKWFLVATTLVSCFIMNAEVRLFALKFKTWDFGSNKIRYLFLLLSVAAIVMLQFIALPVIILLYFVMSLFSKN from the coding sequence ATGGTAAAGCAAATTCCAAACATTATTACTTCCCTTAATTTATTGTGTGGCATGGTAGCCATTCTTTTTGCAATTTCAGGGGATCTTATCACAGCTTCGTTTTTTGTGTTTATTGGGATCGTTTTCGACTTTTTCGATGGCCTGGCGGCCAGATGGTTGAATGCACAAAGTGAGATCGGTCTGCAACTGGATTCGTTGGCCGATGTTGTTACCTGTGGCGTGGCGCCGGCGATAGTTATGCTGGAAATGATCCATATATCCATCAGTGGTGAACCAATGAATATCACCCAATCTTTGGCCCTTGGTGGCTGGAACAATATTGTATTTAGTTATTTGCCTTTTACGGGCTTGCTCATCGCTGTGGCTGCGGCTTACCGACTCGCAAAATTCAACGTAGATACGCGGCAAACCGAGAGTTTCATTGGCTTGCCCACACCTGCGAACGCGATCTTCGTTCTAAGTTTACCCTTAATTCTTCATTTTCAGCATTCGGAAGCCATTGAAGAGATTATCATGAATAAATGGTTTTTGGTAGCTACCACACTGGTAAGCTGTTTTATAATGAATGCCGAGGTAAGATTGTTCGCCCTAAAATTCAAGACATGGGATTTTGGCAGTAACAAGATCCGGTATTTGTTTCTCTTGTTGAGTGTTGCGGCGATCGTTATGCTTCAGTTCATCGCCCTGCCAGTAATTATATTACTCTATTTTGTAATGTCTCTCTTTTCAAAGAATTAG
- a CDS encoding KpsF/GutQ family sugar-phosphate isomerase produces the protein MNQESRIISVAKETIVTESKAILHLADLVDEEFAQAVDYIYKSDGRVIITGIGKSANIATKIVATLNSTGTPAIFMHAADAIHGDLGTILQSDTVICISKSGNTPEIKVLVPLIKTRGNKLIAITSNKESFLGQQADYVLHAYVEKEACPNNLAPTTSTTAQLVIGDALAMCLLDIRGFSSKDFAKFHPGGSLGKKLYLRVSDLTSLNEQPQVHPDTDVRRVIVEISEKMLGVTAVVKDDKIVGIITDGDLRRMLTKVENFKGLTAKDIMTKNPKKINNDAMAIEAMELMDKHGITQILAEKNGKYCGVVHIHNLTKEGII, from the coding sequence TTGAATCAGGAATCGAGGATCATTTCAGTAGCGAAAGAAACAATTGTGACCGAAAGTAAGGCTATCTTGCATTTGGCAGACCTGGTTGATGAAGAATTCGCGCAAGCGGTAGATTACATATATAAATCTGATGGTCGTGTGATCATTACCGGTATTGGCAAAAGTGCTAATATCGCTACAAAGATCGTTGCTACGTTAAACAGTACCGGTACGCCGGCTATCTTTATGCATGCTGCAGATGCCATTCATGGAGATTTAGGAACTATCCTGCAAAGCGATACGGTTATATGTATCTCTAAAAGTGGCAATACACCTGAAATTAAAGTGCTTGTACCACTTATAAAGACCCGGGGTAATAAATTGATCGCTATTACCTCGAACAAGGAATCCTTCCTTGGGCAACAGGCAGATTACGTGCTACACGCCTATGTGGAGAAGGAGGCCTGCCCCAACAACCTTGCGCCAACTACCAGTACAACCGCACAACTAGTGATAGGGGATGCCCTGGCTATGTGTTTACTGGATATTCGCGGATTTTCAAGTAAGGATTTCGCGAAGTTCCATCCGGGTGGATCGCTTGGTAAAAAACTTTATCTTCGCGTTAGCGACCTTACCTCCCTCAATGAGCAGCCGCAGGTACATCCCGATACCGATGTAAGAAGGGTGATCGTGGAGATATCGGAAAAGATGCTGGGAGTTACGGCAGTGGTAAAAGACGATAAGATAGTTGGTATTATTACCGATGGTGACTTGCGTAGGATGCTTACCAAAGTTGAAAACTTCAAAGGGTTAACAGCCAAGGATATTATGACCAAAAACCCCAAGAAGATCAACAACGACGCCATGGCCATTGAGGCAATGGAACTAATGGATAAGCACGGAATTACGCAGATCCTGGCCGAAAAGAATGGCAAATACTGTGGAGTGGTCCATATTCACAACCTTACCAAAGAAGGAATTATTTAA
- the tatC gene encoding twin-arginine translocase subunit TatC, whose amino-acid sequence MAAAKSTSPGKEMSFLGHLEELRWHLIRSTMAIVLAGTVAFIMKDFIFDTLIFGPTKKGSFPTYKLLCEGAKLLGFEGSFCSTEFPFRIQSRTMAGQFSAHIWTSITAGFIISFPYVLYEFWRFVSPGLHRNERSSARGFIFVASILFFTGVLFGYYVVTPLSINFLGTYQVSEVVFNDFDLSSYIGLVRACALSSGLIFELPIIIYFLTKIGLVTPEILRKYRKFALVIVLIISAIITPPDIASQVIVAIPVVILYEVSIFISKAVVKRQNKKAKAHAR is encoded by the coding sequence ATGGCAGCAGCTAAAAGCACATCCCCGGGGAAAGAAATGTCGTTTTTAGGGCATTTGGAGGAACTCCGGTGGCACCTAATCCGTTCTACGATGGCCATTGTATTGGCTGGCACCGTTGCCTTTATCATGAAGGATTTTATATTCGACACCTTGATCTTCGGCCCTACCAAAAAAGGTTCCTTTCCTACGTATAAGCTGCTCTGTGAAGGCGCAAAACTGTTAGGTTTTGAAGGCAGTTTCTGTTCTACCGAATTTCCTTTCAGAATACAAAGTAGAACCATGGCAGGACAGTTCTCGGCACATATCTGGACCTCGATCACCGCCGGGTTCATTATTTCCTTCCCTTATGTACTGTACGAATTTTGGCGATTTGTAAGCCCCGGATTGCACCGCAATGAGCGTAGCTCTGCCAGGGGTTTCATCTTTGTCGCTTCTATCCTGTTCTTTACGGGTGTTCTATTTGGGTACTATGTGGTTACTCCATTGTCGATAAACTTCCTGGGGACCTACCAGGTGTCGGAAGTTGTGTTTAACGATTTCGACCTTAGTAGTTATATAGGGTTGGTGCGCGCTTGTGCGCTCTCCAGCGGACTCATATTTGAACTGCCAATAATTATATACTTTTTAACCAAGATAGGACTGGTTACTCCGGAAATACTGCGGAAATATAGAAAATTCGCTTTGGTGATCGTCTTGATCATTTCGGCGATCATTACTCCCCCGGACATTGCCAGCCAGGTGATCGTGGCCATCCCTGTTGTGATCCTTTATGAGGTAAGTATCTTTATTTCGAAAGCCGTAGTAAAGCGACAGAATAAAAAAGCAAAAGCCCATGCAAGATAA
- a CDS encoding DUF6427 family protein, protein MKKNYLLFLFILLNLPAFAQYVSLSEKAEISILTIGPGDNLYDKFGHSAFRVYDPENDIDYAFNYGVYDFDTPNFYTKFAQGKLLYKLAVSEFEPFLNSYKAQDRWVEEQVLNLSYSEKQGVFNFLQENAKPENKYYKYDFLYDNCATRIRDVLVSVLGDKLKYNAILAEEGYTFRELIQKNVHYNSWGSLGMDVAIGAVVDRKASSWEYQFLPEYVYKANEGATIATASGTTALVKTTKKLYDTEERRESGNFFVSPLFIFGILGLLLVFVTYKNYKNQQRSRYLDMLIFLVTGLIGVILLLLWFATDHSTTANNYNLLWAFPFSLLFFTLISRQTPKRWLQRYTFFLILLLVLLGFHWISGVQRFAIGLLPLLLGLAVRYIYLYRYLGNKNRN, encoded by the coding sequence ATGAAAAAAAACTACCTCCTCTTCCTTTTTATTTTACTGAATTTACCTGCCTTCGCGCAGTACGTCTCACTTTCGGAAAAGGCGGAAATTAGTATCCTCACCATAGGACCGGGAGATAATCTCTACGACAAATTTGGACACAGCGCCTTTCGTGTATACGACCCGGAAAACGATATCGATTATGCGTTCAATTATGGGGTTTACGATTTCGACACCCCGAATTTCTACACCAAATTCGCTCAGGGTAAATTACTTTACAAACTTGCAGTAAGCGAATTCGAGCCGTTTTTAAACAGTTATAAGGCTCAGGACCGATGGGTGGAAGAACAGGTGTTAAACCTGAGCTATTCGGAAAAACAAGGCGTATTTAATTTCCTTCAGGAAAACGCCAAACCGGAGAATAAATATTACAAATACGATTTCCTGTACGACAACTGCGCGACCAGAATACGAGATGTGCTCGTATCTGTCCTGGGAGATAAACTGAAATACAACGCAATCCTTGCGGAAGAAGGCTATACGTTCCGGGAGCTGATTCAGAAAAATGTACATTACAATAGCTGGGGAAGCCTGGGTATGGATGTTGCCATTGGCGCCGTAGTGGATAGAAAAGCCTCCTCCTGGGAATACCAGTTCTTACCGGAATACGTTTATAAAGCCAATGAAGGTGCTACCATTGCCACCGCCTCTGGGACTACAGCGCTGGTTAAAACAACTAAAAAATTATACGATACCGAGGAACGTCGCGAAAGTGGAAATTTTTTCGTTAGTCCGTTATTTATCTTTGGTATCCTGGGCTTGCTGCTGGTTTTTGTAACTTATAAAAACTACAAAAACCAGCAGCGAAGCCGCTATCTCGATATGCTAATCTTTCTCGTAACCGGACTCATTGGCGTAATTCTTTTACTTCTTTGGTTTGCGACAGACCATAGCACCACGGCTAATAATTACAACCTCCTCTGGGCGTTTCCATTCTCCCTGCTGTTCTTTACATTAATTAGCAGGCAAACTCCCAAACGCTGGCTGCAGCGCTATACTTTCTTTCTAATTTTATTATTGGTCCTGCTCGGTTTTCATTGGATCTCGGGAGTACAGCGATTCGCCATTGGATTGCTTCCATTGCTCCTTGGACTTGCCGTTAGATACATCTATCTCTATCGATATCTAGGGAATAAGAACAGGAATTGA
- a CDS encoding putative type IX sorting system protein PorV2: MKKIIFVAFLLLFATISAQTTRKYSNEFMNIGVDAAAFGMANSVVASSRDVNSGYWNPAGLVHIEDNELALMHASYFANIASFDYAGFAMPIDDRSAVGLSVIRFGVDDILNTTQLIDEQGNIDYNRISLFSTADYGVTFSYARKLPLDGLNFGVNAKVIRRVIGDFASSWGFGLDAGIQFERKDWRFGLMARDITTTFNAWSIDEEQFATISGAVEGQNQELPETTEITIPKLQLGIARKFVFHYDFVLLAEMDLNFRFAETNDIFSSSFASITPALGLEFGYIDMIFVRGGVGNFQNVTQLDGSDSVNFQPNIGVGFRYKGIQVDYALTDIGDQSTALYSNVFSLKLDWSIFR; the protein is encoded by the coding sequence TTGAAAAAGATCATTTTTGTTGCCTTTTTGTTGCTTTTCGCAACGATTTCTGCACAAACTACCCGTAAATATTCTAACGAATTCATGAATATCGGGGTTGACGCTGCTGCATTTGGTATGGCCAATTCGGTGGTAGCTTCTTCCAGGGATGTTAATTCAGGCTATTGGAATCCGGCAGGTTTGGTCCATATAGAAGATAACGAACTTGCTTTGATGCACGCCTCCTACTTCGCGAATATCGCTAGCTTCGATTACGCTGGTTTCGCCATGCCTATAGACGACCGTTCTGCGGTGGGTCTTTCGGTTATACGTTTTGGCGTGGATGATATCCTGAACACGACACAACTAATAGACGAACAAGGTAATATCGACTATAACAGGATAAGTCTATTCTCTACCGCAGATTATGGGGTCACTTTCTCATATGCGCGAAAACTACCGCTCGACGGACTCAACTTTGGGGTAAACGCCAAGGTGATTCGAAGGGTGATCGGGGATTTCGCATCTTCATGGGGTTTTGGCCTTGATGCCGGAATACAATTTGAGAGAAAAGATTGGCGATTTGGCCTTATGGCCCGCGATATAACAACCACCTTCAATGCCTGGTCCATAGACGAAGAGCAATTTGCAACTATTTCTGGGGCTGTAGAGGGACAAAACCAGGAGTTACCGGAAACCACAGAGATCACCATCCCCAAATTACAACTGGGGATCGCACGCAAATTTGTATTTCATTACGATTTTGTACTACTGGCCGAAATGGACCTCAACTTCCGCTTTGCGGAAACCAACGATATATTCTCTTCATCTTTTGCCAGTATTACCCCGGCCCTCGGGCTGGAATTTGGATATATTGATATGATCTTTGTACGGGGTGGCGTAGGTAACTTTCAAAATGTAACACAACTGGACGGTAGCGACTCCGTGAACTTTCAACCCAATATTGGGGTAGGATTTAGATATAAGGGAATTCAGGTAGACTACGCATTAACCGACATAGGAGACCAAAGCACAGCGTTGTATTCTAATGTATTTTCACTTAAATTAGACTGGAGTATATTTAGATAG
- the recQ gene encoding DNA helicase RecQ, giving the protein MAEIDIYAALKKFFGFTKFKGLQEDVIKSILANHNTFVIMPTGGGKSLCYQLPALIKDGTAIVVSPLIALMKNQVDALRAHSDEEGIAHVLNSSLTKTEIKKVKSDISAGITKLLYVAPESLTKEENVEFLNAEKVSFVAIDEAHCISEWGHDFRPEYRNLRTIIKRIGNNIPIIGLTATATPKVQEDILKNLGIQDANTFKASFNRPNLYYEVRPKTKNVDADITRFVKQHEGKSGIIYCLSRKRVEELAQTLQVNGIKAVPYHAGLDAKTRVKHQDMFLMEDADVVVATIAFGMGIDKPDVRFVVHNDIPKSIESYYQETGRAGRDGGEGHCLAFYSYKDIEKLEKFMSGKPVAEQEIGHALLQEVVAFAETSISRRKFILHYFGEEFDNETGEGGDMDDNMRHPKKKHEAKEEARKLLDVINKTNEKYKAKEIVNVMIGHVNAMIKSHRTNEQDFFGIGKDKPGEYWMALLRQLLVARFLRKDIETYGVIKLNDSGRDFIVNPTSFMMTEDHSFKEANDDNIEVAQKSGAAVADNNLFNMLKAERKRVADKLSLPPFVIFQDPSLEDMALKYPITMDELSTVHGVGEGKAKKYGESFLKLIKKYVEENDIERPDDFVVKSTGTNSALKLYIIQNVDRKLSLRDIASAKGLDMQEFIKEMEAIVYSGTKLNIDYWIEEILDEEQQEELHEYFLEADSDKIDAAMEEFDGDYDDEELRLYRIKFISEVAN; this is encoded by the coding sequence GTGGCTGAAATAGATATATACGCGGCACTGAAAAAGTTTTTTGGTTTCACGAAATTTAAAGGGCTACAGGAAGACGTTATAAAAAGCATCCTCGCTAATCATAACACTTTCGTTATTATGCCCACCGGAGGTGGCAAATCCCTCTGTTATCAACTTCCCGCATTAATAAAGGACGGTACTGCAATTGTAGTGTCTCCACTAATTGCTTTAATGAAGAACCAGGTGGATGCTCTTCGTGCACATTCGGACGAAGAGGGGATTGCACATGTTTTAAATTCGTCTCTAACCAAGACCGAGATAAAAAAAGTGAAAAGCGATATCTCGGCCGGGATTACAAAACTCCTGTATGTAGCCCCCGAATCCCTTACCAAAGAAGAGAATGTAGAGTTTTTAAATGCAGAAAAAGTCTCATTTGTCGCCATAGATGAAGCGCATTGTATTAGTGAGTGGGGCCATGATTTCAGGCCAGAATACCGTAATTTGCGCACCATTATCAAGCGAATAGGCAATAATATCCCTATTATTGGCCTTACCGCTACTGCCACTCCCAAAGTTCAGGAGGATATATTGAAAAATCTGGGAATCCAGGATGCCAATACCTTTAAAGCTTCATTTAACCGTCCTAACTTATACTACGAGGTTCGTCCCAAGACCAAAAATGTGGATGCCGATATCACGAGATTCGTCAAGCAACATGAAGGTAAGAGTGGTATAATTTACTGTCTAAGCAGAAAAAGAGTAGAAGAACTCGCGCAAACACTTCAGGTGAATGGAATTAAGGCGGTTCCTTACCACGCAGGGCTGGATGCAAAAACCAGGGTGAAACACCAGGATATGTTCCTTATGGAAGATGCAGACGTGGTAGTGGCGACGATCGCCTTTGGGATGGGGATAGATAAGCCCGACGTTCGCTTTGTAGTGCATAACGATATCCCAAAGAGTATAGAAAGTTACTACCAGGAAACGGGAAGAGCCGGTAGAGATGGAGGTGAGGGGCATTGTCTTGCATTCTACAGCTACAAGGATATAGAGAAACTGGAAAAATTTATGAGCGGTAAGCCGGTAGCCGAACAGGAAATTGGTCATGCCCTTCTGCAGGAAGTAGTCGCCTTTGCCGAAACTTCTATTTCACGCCGAAAATTCATCCTGCATTATTTTGGTGAGGAGTTCGATAACGAGACAGGCGAAGGGGGAGATATGGACGACAATATGCGTCACCCCAAGAAGAAACACGAGGCAAAGGAAGAGGCAAGAAAACTTTTGGATGTTATCAATAAGACCAATGAGAAGTACAAAGCCAAGGAGATCGTAAATGTAATGATTGGCCATGTTAATGCAATGATCAAGTCCCATCGCACGAATGAGCAGGATTTCTTCGGAATTGGTAAAGACAAACCAGGTGAATACTGGATGGCACTATTGAGACAGTTGTTGGTGGCAAGATTTCTTCGGAAGGATATAGAGACCTATGGTGTGATTAAATTAAATGATTCCGGCCGTGACTTTATAGTCAATCCTACGTCTTTCATGATGACCGAAGACCATTCGTTTAAAGAAGCCAACGACGATAATATTGAAGTGGCCCAGAAAAGTGGAGCTGCCGTAGCAGACAATAATCTGTTTAATATGTTGAAGGCCGAACGTAAACGTGTAGCCGATAAACTCAGTCTCCCGCCTTTTGTGATTTTTCAGGATCCTTCCCTGGAGGATATGGCGCTAAAATATCCTATTACTATGGACGAGCTCTCCACCGTTCATGGAGTAGGCGAGGGGAAGGCCAAGAAGTACGGCGAATCTTTTCTCAAACTCATCAAAAAATACGTGGAAGAGAATGATATTGAGAGGCCCGATGATTTCGTCGTGAAGTCCACCGGTACCAATAGCGCTCTTAAATTATATATCATTCAGAATGTAGACCGAAAATTATCCCTCAGGGATATTGCTTCGGCCAAAGGCCTGGATATGCAAGAATTCATTAAGGAGATGGAAGCGATCGTGTATAGCGGAACCAAGCTAAATATCGATTACTGGATAGAAGAGATCCTCGATGAAGAACAGCAGGAAGAGCTACACGAATATTTTCTCGAGGCAGATTCAGACAAGATTGATGCTGCTATGGAAGAATTCGATGGCGACTACGACGATGAAGAACTGCGGCTCTATCGCATCAAGTTTATTAGCGAGGTGGCAAATTAA
- a CDS encoding carboxymuconolactone decarboxylase family protein, translating into MQDNIVEEFNAYRSKMNEKLLNDNNKIIKRIFNLDTNAFAEGALPKKTKELLGLGNSMVLRCDDCVRYHLEACYKLGIPKEEVVEALSISLLIGGTIVIPHLRRAYEFWEALEKS; encoded by the coding sequence ATGCAAGATAATATTGTAGAAGAGTTCAATGCGTACCGTTCGAAAATGAACGAAAAGCTTCTTAATGACAACAATAAGATCATTAAACGGATCTTTAACCTGGATACCAATGCCTTCGCCGAAGGTGCCCTTCCGAAGAAAACCAAGGAACTACTAGGCCTGGGTAATTCGATGGTGTTACGCTGCGATGATTGTGTACGCTACCATCTCGAAGCTTGCTACAAATTAGGGATACCGAAGGAGGAAGTTGTTGAAGCCCTTAGTATTTCTCTGCTTATTGGAGGCACGATCGTGATCCCACATCTGCGCAGGGCATACGAATTTTGGGAAGCCTTAGAGAAATCTTAA
- the lptB gene encoding LPS export ABC transporter ATP-binding protein yields the protein MKLRAENLVKSYKGRKVVKGITVEVNQGEIVGLLGPNGAGKTTSFYMIVGLIKPNGGQIFLEGTNITKYPMYKRAQNGIGYLAQEASVFRKLSIEDNILSVLQLTKLSKKEQHLKMESLIEEFGLGHIRKNRGDLLSGGERRRTEIARALATDPHFILLDEPFAGVDPVAVEDIQGIVARLKDKNIGILITDHNVQETLAITDRTYLMFEGSILKHGIPEELASDEMVRKVYLGQNFELRKKKLSF from the coding sequence ATGAAACTACGCGCCGAAAATCTAGTTAAATCCTACAAGGGCCGAAAGGTTGTGAAAGGTATCACAGTGGAAGTAAACCAGGGTGAGATCGTCGGGCTATTAGGTCCTAATGGTGCGGGGAAGACCACTTCGTTCTATATGATCGTAGGCCTGATAAAGCCTAATGGCGGCCAGATATTTCTGGAGGGTACCAATATCACCAAATACCCTATGTACAAGAGAGCACAAAACGGTATTGGCTATTTGGCACAAGAGGCGTCTGTCTTCAGGAAATTGAGTATAGAGGATAATATCCTCAGTGTACTGCAACTCACCAAGCTGTCGAAAAAAGAGCAGCATTTAAAAATGGAATCCCTTATCGAGGAATTTGGCTTGGGCCATATCCGTAAAAATCGTGGTGACCTGCTAAGTGGGGGGGAGAGAAGACGAACAGAAATTGCCCGCGCCCTTGCCACAGATCCTCACTTTATATTACTTGATGAGCCGTTTGCGGGGGTAGATCCAGTGGCGGTAGAAGATATCCAGGGAATCGTTGCGCGTTTAAAAGATAAGAACATCGGTATCCTTATCACCGATCACAACGTACAGGAAACACTGGCCATTACAGACCGCACTTATCTCATGTTTGAAGGTAGTATACTTAAACACGGTATCCCGGAAGAACTCGCCTCCGATGAAATGGTAAGGAAAGTGTATTTGGGTCAGAATTTTGAGCTTCGAAAGAAAAAGCTATCCTTCTAA
- a CDS encoding peptidylprolyl isomerase — MQDGIYANISTEKGTIKIKLTHDKTPGTVGNFVALAEGNLENEAKPQGTPYYDGLTFHRVIPDFMIQGGDPNGTGAGGPGYNFDDEFHPELKHTGPGVLSMANAGPGTNGSQFFITHVETPWLDNKHTVFGYVVEGQEVVNSIAQGDTMQKVEIERIGEEAQNWNAVEAFRQFNGAKAEREAAAKRAQEELLTSISEGFQQTESGLRYQIIQEGKGERPDAGQTVAVHYKGMFPDGTEFDNSFKRGNPIEFPVGTGQVISGWDEGIQLLKVGDKARFVIPSHLAYGSRGAGGVIPPNATLVFDVELMDVK, encoded by the coding sequence ATGCAAGACGGAATCTACGCAAACATCAGTACTGAGAAAGGTACCATTAAAATAAAACTAACCCACGACAAAACACCTGGGACAGTTGGGAATTTTGTGGCTTTAGCCGAAGGAAACCTGGAAAATGAGGCAAAGCCTCAGGGTACTCCTTATTACGACGGACTCACATTCCACAGGGTAATACCGGATTTTATGATCCAGGGAGGCGACCCTAACGGTACAGGTGCCGGAGGCCCGGGCTATAATTTCGACGATGAGTTTCATCCCGAATTGAAACATACTGGTCCTGGAGTTCTTTCCATGGCGAATGCAGGCCCCGGAACAAATGGGAGTCAGTTCTTTATCACGCACGTAGAAACCCCCTGGCTGGACAATAAGCACACCGTTTTTGGATATGTGGTCGAAGGACAGGAAGTGGTGAACAGCATCGCCCAGGGTGATACCATGCAAAAAGTTGAGATTGAAAGAATAGGGGAGGAAGCTCAAAACTGGAATGCCGTTGAAGCTTTCAGACAATTTAACGGAGCGAAGGCTGAGCGAGAAGCCGCAGCGAAAAGAGCACAGGAAGAACTTCTTACTTCTATTTCGGAAGGATTTCAACAAACCGAAAGCGGACTCAGATACCAGATCATCCAGGAAGGAAAAGGTGAAAGACCCGATGCCGGACAAACTGTAGCCGTTCACTATAAGGGAATGTTCCCGGATGGTACCGAATTTGATAATTCATTTAAAAGAGGCAACCCCATCGAGTTTCCGGTAGGGACCGGGCAGGTAATATCTGGCTGGGATGAGGGAATACAATTGCTGAAAGTAGGCGACAAAGCTAGATTCGTGATCCCTTCACACCTGGCTTATGGAAGCCGTGGTGCCGGGGGTGTTATACCACCAAATGCTACGTTGGTTTTCGATGTGGAGCTTATGGATGTGAAATAG
- a CDS encoding sugar transferase, with protein sequence MPQKSNIHFDISERKVLLRIFDIISVLALLYLVGTVFDFDYFKINADHWVWSIVLALYLGVFATIFELYNLQKASKFEVVIQNIILTSSVTVLFYLLTPFFTPELPENRLQIIYFYIAVNVALFVWRYAYIVLISAPRFFKRVLIIGSSEDMAKVIRSLQKSDPNYKVIGYIDTTKTQQASLAFDLPEEFTLNNVAETVKEHAISEIVIATQPSSGMTVSLYNQLINLLESGVPIREYTQVYEEITHRVPVQHVDKDFYRYFPFSRSNQNKLYLFFHRILDLLFSVLGLIFGLLISPVVIIGNIIGNRGPVFYTQTRVGKNSKHFKIYKLRSMVVNAEKDGARYAAAKDHRVTKFGRFLRRSRFDEIPQFINVIKGDMSVIGPRPERPVFVQELSEKIPFYEVRHLVKPGVTGWAQVNAKYGSTQEDALEKLQYDLYYIKHRSLFLDISIVIKTLSTIIFFRGQ encoded by the coding sequence ATGCCTCAAAAGTCGAATATTCATTTTGATATTTCTGAACGAAAGGTCCTTTTGCGGATCTTCGACATTATTAGTGTCCTGGCATTGCTCTATTTGGTGGGGACCGTATTCGACTTCGACTATTTTAAGATCAACGCAGATCACTGGGTGTGGTCTATAGTACTAGCCTTGTATCTGGGAGTATTTGCTACTATTTTCGAACTCTACAATCTTCAGAAAGCCAGTAAGTTCGAAGTAGTGATTCAGAATATCATTCTTACATCATCGGTTACAGTTCTATTCTATCTTTTAACGCCATTCTTTACCCCCGAATTACCGGAGAACAGGTTACAGATCATTTATTTTTACATAGCAGTAAATGTAGCTTTGTTCGTATGGCGGTATGCCTATATCGTGCTTATCTCTGCTCCCAGGTTCTTTAAGAGAGTTTTAATTATTGGTAGCTCGGAAGATATGGCGAAGGTAATTAGATCGCTGCAGAAATCGGATCCTAATTATAAAGTGATCGGTTATATAGATACCACCAAAACGCAACAGGCAAGTCTCGCCTTCGATCTACCGGAAGAATTTACGTTAAATAATGTAGCCGAAACAGTGAAGGAGCACGCCATTTCGGAGATCGTGATCGCTACTCAACCCTCATCGGGGATGACGGTTTCCTTGTACAATCAATTAATAAATCTTTTGGAAAGTGGTGTTCCCATCCGGGAGTACACCCAGGTGTACGAAGAGATCACACATAGAGTTCCGGTACAGCATGTAGATAAGGATTTTTATCGATATTTCCCTTTCAGCAGAAGTAATCAAAACAAACTCTATCTATTCTTCCATCGTATTTTAGACCTCTTATTCTCAGTTCTCGGATTGATCTTCGGGCTCCTAATCTCACCGGTTGTTATCATTGGAAACATTATAGGCAACCGCGGTCCGGTATTTTATACGCAAACCCGCGTAGGTAAGAACAGCAAGCACTTTAAGATCTATAAATTGCGAAGTATGGTTGTTAATGCCGAAAAGGACGGTGCCAGGTATGCCGCAGCGAAAGACCATCGGGTGACGAAATTTGGCAGGTTTCTGCGTAGGTCGCGATTCGATGAGATCCCTCAGTTCATTAATGTTATAAAAGGCGATATGAGCGTGATCGGTCCCAGACCGGAACGACCGGTTTTCGTTCAGGAGCTTTCAGAAAAAATACCCTTTTACGAAGTAAGACACCTGGTTAAGCCAGGGGTTACCGGATGGGCGCAGGTAAATGCGAAATACGGAAGTACCCAGGAGGATGCCTTGGAAAAACTGCAGTACGATCTGTATTATATAAAACACAGGAGTCTATTCCTGGATATAAGTATTGTAATAAAAACACTAAGTACGATTATATTCTTCAGGGGGCAGTGA